A genomic segment from Ptychodera flava strain L36383 chromosome 8, AS_Pfla_20210202, whole genome shotgun sequence encodes:
- the LOC139138205 gene encoding uncharacterized protein produces the protein MQLVTRAITLDLHSGVLFKRAIAVDRAQQRHAIMSWNDTPEYRNNHWNDGNFVGDTFCTESSTCYPPSTYDQDTVYDDVGLSSSSQNGTDVSQASSTDSYVKNLEEKFGANIMCAEADEDTVEHDILQPLENNGIPCYYPPRDRLPSVTIKDSIRRALKLHPVTILPITVDFNREWSDEKLSDFILIGQKVDFKRYIVVKMHDKAEIPTLFRSLGIIPIDFTKTGKRHSWELTKLLRAASKRIENCTGDKLQTENANKAEGQNERPNYVNKTENLQAKETNSHADEPTFTSVFDGDGHNSCMSGPQICKKSMEVTARSHKELNLKCSVPNGISHLNEIFQGLPKDNPRKRTTEQFIVGKIIPELRAKRDYRTLTDMLAMFNINVQTQVLEALYKSTILHIPDLDDLLSIEDLLSKSLQSPSSIPNLAHTARVYTNVVCSMLLFHAMNQHCGHQQTITCNLSGRSMQKWQTPTHPSKQIVMKYCRETITKAREMIEKVKQGNAGKLLVFKKRSKFAEEITSLREIIVDEDVSEKDVEECIRVIVADSWFDQFLKSTFIAHMIIANEEAHVKERALKMMQRFVYEKRNETSTKLLVHMSKLLVSILQFSSDEDFCAAVVDGLGDEMLGLREMWKSLKILNDKRSKDVAVQYMEEAIGPLIHHQCRAVRMHVTRRLLVKQDSDGESLVLSRAHEVYQQHILNTYLCQGLVIIGGKSKPSQYNQNPKFWSWMANMFEKPVKVNVLTPGSVKNFVEGFSRSSTSLKYFSQELDSLLKVTRHRNIVDIFAFQIRPRPNFIITEAWSENIAEFLIRRVKEDRQMSVYDLIKLILRPMLAAVMYCHEKGIILRDIVCTNFFIQRDDKGELRVKYHNFRLAKSLKCDTQLTTEDDNIYDEIDIEDIKGSKSDPVPTRYSAPESLLTYSYSVKSDSWMCSCAAYEVLTHGCQPYTELYGMKSGDVVKKVLMGYRMNQPSSIPDDLYMMILGAMIMRPNSRSSIREFDEQLADFQENSGSTAAAGMASLMAYHPPERDANQPLEPDRGIPEDLQMYNSSPMSFPTGKVMDCYPCTASEVRGADEPTLTQDRRSFLERICSDRSIEDSEKLKNLANEHIAQIVNIEHQEDFFLQKTRFDGGLPLLQVCQLKLYDADSVVGLLEQVAVGLQSAHSKGWAHCCLKAKYIYVNQGVAKIFRWGRAIRPEVRLYDKGPFEAVHIQQMPEDMRRWAPPETVSSGIFSQPGDVFMFSQICWEAFNALTEDQTEPEEHLVPYPHQHSHEIMDHLCRQERQLQPPVCPEWLYGLMKKMWLCEKSRRPPFSLILQCFKTKSLEPLTKSEKLHSGDLSLPLKRSVRIAFIQQRLSLDDQQSKYYERGSRNERKVKNQEISSYVKEKKDVKFRTQNHLYVNNGVAAVEIGAATKCLTHRPGESMNTTEVNMQQNRPTLPKC, from the exons AGCCATCGCAGTTGATAGAGCACAGCAGAGACATGCAATCATGAGCTGGAACGACACTCCAGAATATAGAAACAATCACTGGAATGACGGG AATTTCGTCGGCGACACGTTTTGTACCGAATCATCGACGTGTTACCCACCAAGCACCTATGACCAGGATACGGTTTACGATGACGTTGGCCTATCGTCGTCATCGCAGAATGGCACTGACGTCAGCCAAGCCTCTTCGACAG ATTCATATGTGAAAAATCTAGAAGAAAAATTTGGTGCCAATATCATGTGCGCTGAAGCTGATGAAGACACCGTGGAGCATGATATTCTTCAACCCCTTGAAAACAACGGCATCCCCTGTTACTATCCACCACGTGACCGCCTACCGTCTGTGACAATCAAAGACAGTATTCGACGCGCCCTCAAACTACATCCTGTCACAATACTGCCTATTACCGTAGACTTCAACAGGGAGTGGTCGGATGAAAAGCTGTCCGATTTCATTCTCATTGGCCAAAAAGTTGACTTCAAGCGTTACATAGTAGTCAAAATGCATGACAAGGCTGAGATCCCGACCCTGTTTCGCAGCCTGGGTATCATACCCATCGACTTCACCAAGACGGGTAAAAGGCACTCCTGGGAATTGACCAAACTTCTCCGAGCGGCAAGCAAGAGAATTGAAAACTGCACAGgggacaaacttcagacagaaaATGCGAATAAGGCAGAAG GTCAGAATGAACGTCCAAATTATGTGAATAAAACGGAAAACCTGCAAGCAAAGGAGACTAATTCTCACGCGGACGAACCAACATTTACATCTGTTTTTGATGGAGATGGACACAACAGTTGCATGAGTGGTCCACAGATATGCAAGAAGTCTATGGAAGTTACAG CCAGAAGTCACAAGGAACTCAACTTAAAGTGTTCTGTGCCTAATGGTATTAGtcatttaaatgaaatattCCAAGGACTACCAAAAGACAATCCAAGAAAAAGAACAACAGAACAATTCATCGTCGGAAAGATTATTCCAGAGTTGAGAGCAAAGAGGGATTATCGGACGTTGACTGACATGTTAGCGATGTTCAATATCAATGTCCAAACCCAAGTACTTGAAGCACTGTATAAATCCACAATCTTGCACATCCCAGATTTGGATGATCTATTGTCTATAGAGGATTTACTGTCAAAGTCACTCCAATCTCCAAGCAGCATCCCGAATTTAGCACATACAGCGAGAGTGTACACCAACGTCGTCTGTTCGATGCTGTTATTTCACGCTATGAACCAGCACTGTGGACACCAGCAGACAATAACATGCAACCTAAGCGGTCGAAGTATGCAGAAGTGGCAGACGCCAACACATCCCTCCAAACAAATAGTGATGAAATACTGTAGGGAAACGATCACAAAAGCTcgggaaatgattgaaaaagtGAAACAAGGCAACGCAGGAAAATTGTTAGTATTCAAGAAACGTTCTAAGTTTGCCGAGGAAATAACTTCCTTACGAGAAATCATCGTGGATGAAGATGTTTCGGAGAAAGACGTCGAAGAGTGCATTCGTGTTATTGTGGCTGATTCGTGGTTTGATCAGTTTTTGAAGTCCACGTTCATTGCCCATATG ATCATTGCAAACGAAGAGGCACATGTTAAAGAAAGAGCACTGAAAATGATGCAGAGATTCGTCTACGAAAAGCGAAATGAAACAAGTACGAAGCTTCTCGTGCACATGTCAAAACTGTTGGTCTCCATACTCCAATTCAGCAGTGATGAAG ATTTTTGCGCTGCTGTTGTAGACGGACTTGGTGATGAAATGCTTGGCCTCAGAGAAATgtggaaatctttgaaaattttgaacgaCAAAAGATCCAAAGACGTCGCTGTACAGTACATGGAGGAGGCCATTGGACCTTTGATACATCATCAATGCCGAGCGGTGAGAATGCATGTTACAAGAAGACTTCTTGTGAAGCAAGATAGCGATGGAGAATCATTAGTTCTTTCCCGTGCTCATGAAGTTTATCAACAGCACATTCTGAACACCTATCTTTGCCAGGGACTTGTCATCATCGGGGGCAAGTCCAAACCGAGCCAGTACAACCAGAATCCAAAATTTTGGTCTTGGATGGCAAATATGTTTGAGAAACCCGtgaaggtcaatgtccttacTCCAGGGTCAGTTAAAAATTTCGTAGAGGGATTTTCTCGTAGCTCGACGTCTCTCAAATACTTCAGTCAGGAACTTGACAGTTTGTTAAAAGTTACACGGCATAGAAACATCGTCGACATTTTCGCCTTCCAAATCAGGCCAAGGCCGAACTTTATCATCACCGAAGCTTGGAGCGAAAACATCGCAGAATTCCTTATCAGGCGAGTCAAAGAAGATCGCCAGATGAGTGTTTATGACCTAATCAAACTTATACTGCGACCAATGTTGGCAGCCGTGATGTACTGTCACGAGAAAGGGATCATACTCCGTGACATAGTCTGCACAAATTTCTTCATTCAGAGAGATGACAAGGGGGAACTGCGAGTGAAATACCATAACTTTAGACTCGCCAAATCCCTGAAATGCGACACACAGTTGACAACTGAAGATGACaatatttatgatgaaattgatATTGAAGATATCAAAG GAAGCAAGTCTGACCCAGTACCAACACGGTACTCAGCCCCGGAATCACTCCTAACTTACTCGTACTCTGTGAAGTCTGACTCGTGGATGTGTTCCTGTGCAGCTTACGAGGTCCTAACCCATGGATGCCAACCATACACAGAACTCTATGGCATGAAAAGTGGCGATGTTGTGAAGAAGGTTTTGATGGGATACAGAATGAACCAACCTTCGTCGATTCCCGATGACCTCTACATGATGATTTTGGGGGCCATGATCATGAGACCAAACAGCCGTAGCAGTATTCGTGAATTCGATGAGCAGCTTGCAGACTTTCAGGAGAACTCGGGGTCTACAG CTGCAGCCGGTATGGCGTCATTAATGGCTTATCATCCACCAGAGAGAGACGCGAACCAACCCTTAGAACCTGACAGG GGAATTCCAGAGGATCTACAAATGTACAACTCATCACCTATGTCGTTTCCGACTGGAAAGGTTATGGATTGTTATCCCTGCACTGCAAGTGAAGTTCGCGGAGCAGATGAACCAACTTTGACACAG GACCGAAGGTCTTTCTTGGAGCGCATATGCAGTGACCGTTCTATTGAAGATAGCGAAAAACTGAAGAACTTGGCGAATGAACACATAGCACAGATAGTCAACATAGAACATCAAGAAGATTTCTTTCTGCAG AAAACCAGATTTGACGGTGGCCTGCCCTTACTACAAGTATGCCAATTGAAGCTGTATGACGCCGATTCTGTTGTTGGGCTCCTTGAACAAGTAGCAGTTGGTTTGCAGTCAGCACACTCAAAGGGCTGGGCTCATTGCTGCTTGAAGGCGAAGTACATTTACGTAAATCAGGGAGTAGCTAAGATCTTTCGATGGGGTAGAGCAATTCGACCCGAGGTTCGTCTGTACGACAAGGGGCCATTTGAAGCTGTACATATTCAACAAATGCCAGAGGACATGAGAAGATG GGCACCCCCGGAGACCGTGTCGTCGGGAATATTCAGCCAGCCTGGagatgttttcatgttttctcaGATTTGCTGGGAGGCTTTCAATGCTCTTACTGAAGACCAGACCGAGCCTGAGGAGCACCTTGTGCCATATCCACATCAACATTCACATGAG ATTATGGACCACCTGTGTCGACAAGAGCGCCAGCTTCAGCCACCTGTCTGTCCTGAATGGCTCTATGGACTGATGAAGAAGATGTGGCTCTGTGAAAAGAGTAGGCGGCCACCGTTTTCTCTCATATTACAGTGCTTCAAGACAAA ATCCCTGGAACCATTGACGAAGAGTGAAAAGCTGCATTCAGGCGATCTTTCTTTGCCATTGAAACGATCAGTAAGAATCGCATTTATTCAACAACGACTATCACTTGATGACCAGCAGTCCAAGTACTACGAACGAGGCTCAAGGAACGAACGCAAGGTGAAAAACCAGGAGATCTCATCATATGTGAAGGAAAAGAAAGATGTAAAGTTTCGGACCCAAAATCACCTTTACGTGAACAATGGAGTTGCTGCAGTTGAGATTGGAGCGGCTACAAAATGCTTAACGCACCGTCCTGGAGAATCCATGAACACAACTGAAGTCAACATGCAACAAAACCGCCCTACTTTGCCCAAATGTTGA